TATCAACCGGCGCAGCGCTACAATGCGTCTTCGCCACCCATCCTGGTCCCCCATGCCGCTGAGCCCATTCCATCCCGCTGTCGCCGGCTGGTTCGAACGCACTTTCAGTGCGGCCACCGACTGCCAGCAGCAGGCCTGGCCGGCGATCCGCAGCCGGCGCCACGCCCTGATCGCGGCGCCGACCGGCTCCGGCAAGACGCTGGCGGCGTTCCTGTGCGCCATCGACGATCTGGTGCGTCAGGGATTGGACGCTGGATTGGAGGATAAACCGCAGGTGGTGTACGTCTCGCCGTTGCGCGCGCTCAGCAATGACGTGCAGCGCAACCTCATGGCGCCGCTGGCCGGCATCCGCGACGAACTCCTGCAGAGCGGGCTTTCGGACGTCGACGTCCGCACCTTCGTGCGCACCGGCGACACGCCCGCCGCCAGCCGCGCGCTGATGAAGCGCCATCCGCCGCACATCATCGTCACCACGCCTGAATCCCTCTATCTGCTGCTGACCAGTGACAGCGGCAGTAAATTATTGGAGAGCGTGAAGACCGTCATCGTCGATGAAATCCACGCCATCATCGGCAGCAAGCGCGGCGCCCACCTGAGCCTGAGCCTGGAGCGGCTGGCGGCGCTGACAGCAGAACCGCCGGTGCGCATCGGCCTGTCCGCGACGCAACGCCCCATCGAAGCAGCGGCGGCATTCCTGACCGGCGCCGATGATCGCGGCGCGCCGCTGCCGTGCGCGGTGATTGACCTTGGTCACCGCCGGCAGCGCGACCTCGCCATCGAAATGCCGCGCGCGCCGCTCGAGGCCGTGATGTCCGGCGAGGTATGGAATGAAACCTACGATCGATTGACGGAACTCGTACGCGAACATCGAAGCACGCTGGTATTCGTCAACACCCGGCGGCTGGCCGAGCGGCTGGCCCGGCATTTGAGCGAACGATTGGGCGAGGAGGCGGTGACGGCCCATCACGGCTCGCTTTCGCGCGAGCAGCGTTTCAGCGCCGAACAACGGCTGAAGGACGGCAAGCTGCGCGTGCTGGTGGCGACGGCCTCGCTCGAACTCGGCATCGATATCGGACAGGTCGATCTGGTATGCCAGATCGGCACGACGCGATCCATCAGTACCTTCCTGCAACGCGCCGGCCGCGCCGGCCATGCCGTGCATGGCACGCCGAAGGCACGGCTGTTTCCGTTGAGCCGTGATGAGCTGGTGGAGGGCATCGCGCTGCTCGATGCGGTGCGGCGTGGCGAACTCGACGCATTGCGGCTGCTGGAGGCGCCGCTGGACGTGCTGGCACAACAGATCGTCGCCACCGTGGCGATGCGCGAATGGGATGAACAGGCATTGTACGGGCTGGCGCGCCGGGCCTGGCCTTACCGCAACCTCAATCGCGATGATTTCGACGCGGTGGTGCGCATGCTGGCGGAGGGCATCAGCGCGCGGCGCGGACGCATGTCGGCCTATCTGCACCGCGACGCCGTCAACGGCGTGCTGCGGGCCCGCCGCGGCGCGAAACTGACGGCGGTGACCTGCGGCGGCGCCATTCCCGACAACGCCGACTACGAGGTGCGCGAGCAGCCACAGGATGTTTTCGTCGGCACCGTCAACGAGGACTTCGCCGTCGAAAGCATGGCGGGCGACATCTTCCAGCTCGGCAACACCTCCTGGCGCATCCAGCGCGTCGAGCCCGGCGTGGTGCGCGTGGAAAACGCACACGGCCAGCCGCCGACCATTCCGTTCTGGATCGGCGAGGCGCCGGCGCGCACGGCGGAATTGTCGCTGGCGGTCTCGCGCCTGCGCGCCAGTCTGGCGCGGCAGTTTGCCGCCGCGGGCGGCGACGTCGCGCAAATCTGCGCGTCGGCGGCCACAGGGTTGATGGCGCAGACCGGTGTCGGCGAGCCGGCGGCGCGGCAGGCCGTCGATTATCTGTGGTGCGCCTGGCGGGCGCTGGGCGCGCTGCCCACGCGCGAGCAGCCCATCCTTGAACGGTTCTTTGATGAGTCCGGCGGCATGCAACTGGTGTTGCACGCGCCTTACGGCGGCCGCCTCAACCGCGCCTGGGGTTTGAGCCTGCGCAAATGTTTTTGCCGCCAGTTCAATTTCGAACTGCAGGCGGCGGCGACCGAGGACGCGATCGTGCTGTCGCTCGGCGAAACACACAGCTTCCCGCTGGAAGACGTCTGGCGTTACCTGAATTCCGCCTCGGTGCACGACGTCCTGACGCAGGCGGTGCTGGACGCGCCGCTGTTCAATGCGCGCTGGCGGTGGGTGGCGGCGGTGGCGCTGGCGATCCCGCGTTTCCGCGGCGGCAGCAAGGTCCCGCCGCGTTTGCAGCGCATGCTGGCGGAGGATTTGTCCGCCGTCGTGTTCCCGGATCAACTGGCCTGCCTCGAAAACGTCGCCGGCCGCCGCCAGATTCCCGATCATCCCCTGGTCGCACAGACGCTGCGCGATTGCCTGACCGAGGCGATGGACATCGACGGCCTGGAACGATTGCTCAAGAACATGGAACGGGGCGCGGTGGCGGGGCTGGCGCGCGATCTCACCACGCCGTCGCCGCTGGCGGCGGAGATTTTGAACGCGCGGCCGTACGCCTTTCTCGACGACGCGCCGCTGGAGGAGCGCCGCACGCAGGCGGTCATCAGCCGGCGCTGGTTCGACCCGCGATCGGCCTCCGATTTATCGCAGCTCGATCCCGAGGCCATCGCGCGCGTGCGCGCCGAGGCGTGGCCGGATTTTTCCAGCGCGGATGAGTTGCATGACGCGCTGTTGAGTTACGGGTTTCTGGCAGAGCCGGAATTGTCCGATGGCGGCCCGCTGCTGAAGGAATTGCGCGACGCGCGACGCGCGTGGCGGATGGAAGGACACGGCGGCGCGCCGCTGTGGATCGCGGTGGAGCGCCTGCCGCGTTTTGCCGCGCTTTTTCCCGCGTTGAAACACGATATGACGGTGCCCGCGGACTACACGCGTGAATCCTGGACGCCGGAGACGGGGCTTCCGGCCGTGCTCCGCGATCGATTGCAGGCGCTGGGGCCGGTGACCGCGATGCAACTGGCGGCGCCCCTAGGCTTGCCGGCCGCCGCCATCGCCACGGCGCTTGCGCAATTGGAGGCGGAGGGGTTCATCATGCGCGGCCGTTTCACGCCCGGGGCAGCGGACGAGGAATGGTGCGAACGACGGCTGCTGGCGCGCATTCATCGTTACACTGTCGAGCAACTGCGCGCGCAAATCGCGCCGGTCAGCGCCAGCAGCTATCTGCGATTCCTGTTCCGCTGGCAGCACGTCGATCCGGAAGGCCGGCGGGAGGGCGTGCGGGCGCTGGCCGCCGTGTTGGGACAATTGGAGGGTTTCATCGCTCCGGCGGGGGCGTGGGAGCAGGCCATACTGCCGGTCCGCGTCCGTGATTATCATCCCGGCATGGTGGACGAACTGGGCCTGTCCGGCCGGTACGGCTGGGCGCGTCCGGTGCCGGCGTCGCCGTCTGCCGCCACGGCGGTGCAGGTGATACCGGTGGCGTTCTTCAGCCGCCGCCTGATGTCCTTGTGGCGCGGCGTTTATGCCCACGCGTCGCCCGCCGGTTCCACGAAATTGTCGGCCAATGCGGCGCGGGTGTTGGATGCATTGCGCGGGCAGGGCGCCGCGTTCACCGATGATCTGATCGACGCCGCCGGTCTTCTCGCCGCACAGGTCGAGGAGGCGCTGGTGGAATTGATTGCCGCGGGCCGGGTGACGGCCGACAGCTTCGGTTCGCTCCGCTCACTCGCGCGCCGTGGCGAACGGCGTCGCCGCCGCCGCGCTGAAGGTTGGACGCACAGCGGGCGCTGGGTGGCGCTCCCGCCCGTGACCGCGGACGCGCTCACGCCGGATGCCACGGAAATGGTGGCGCGCACCATGCTGGGGCGTTACGGCGTGGTGTTCCGGCGATTGTGCGAGCGGGAACCGGAACTGCCGCCCTGGCGTCTGTTGCTCGACTGTTTGCGGCGTCTGGAAGCGCGCGGCGAAATTCGAGGCGGGCGTTTCATCGCCGGTTTCGCCGGCGAGCAATTCGCCCTGAACGAAGCGGTGGCCGAATTGCGGCATGCCGTGCCGGCCGCTGCGGAAATGGATCGGTGGGTGGTGCTTTCGGCCGCTGACCCGCTGAATTTGGTCGGTCTGCTCACACCCGGACCGCGCGTGCCGGCGGTGACGGCGCATCGCATGTTGTATGAGGACGGCATGCCGATCGCCAGCCTCAAGGGGGGTGAAGTTCAATATTATGTTGAGGTCGAGGCGCGGAAAACCTGGCAGATCCGCGACCGGCTTGCCGGACCGCTGGCGCCCGCCTCTGAACGTACGCGGGGGAGGCATCCGCGCCCAAGGATTTATTGACCACCCGCGCCCGGCGGTTTTTGTTCATGGCTGTATTGAAAGGTTATTATAAGCGGCTTATGGCTGCGGCACCCACACAAAAAACAACGACGGGCGGTGGCATTGAACATCGGGCCCATCCGCGCTACGCGGTCAACATCAGCGCCCTGCTGACCGGCCGCGGCTTCGAATCCAGGGTGTGCACCATCCGCGATTTCTGCGCGGTCGGCATGTTCATTTCCTTTGAGTCCACCGGCGGCAACGTGGCCTTCTCTTCGCAGCAACCGATCACGGCCGGCGAGACGGTGCAGGTGCATTTCTTCCTCAAGGTGGGGACCCGCGACCTGACCTTCGACATGGCGGCCAAGGTGGAGCGGGTGTTGCCCACGGGCATCGGCGTGCAATTGATCAACCCGCATCCTGATTCCATCGATGCCCTGATGCACGCCGCGCGCACGGGGCAACCGGCGACGCGAGCCGACGACCAGAAGGCGTCGCCGGCCGTTGCCGCCATGCCGGCGGTGGATCGCGCGCGCCTCCGGAAACTGGTGCAGGACACCTTGAACCGCGAATGCAACCGCTGGTTCACCACGTTCTTCAAGAAGGCGGAGGAAACACTTTTCGTTGCCTCCCGTGAATCCACCGTCGCCGCCGATCAGCGCCTGTATTGGGACACCAGCGGCCTCATCAAATCGAAGCGTCAGACGATTGAAGAGGAGGTGCAGAAGACGCTCAACGAACAGCTGGACAACGTCGGCACGGGCCAGACCAAACCGTCGGCGGGCGCCGGTAAAAAAGAGTCGACATATTCCGGCGTCGAACTGTCCCTCGTCGAGTCGCGCGAATTCGAGGAATTCCTGACTGTGAACGAGGCCATCGACAAGGCCGAGACCCTCTACAAGGCCAAGCTCAATGAACTGGAGCTGCGATTGTCGCAGATCTACGGGCTGACCATAGACATGGTCAACAATCCCATCGGCCCCCGCGCCGTGACCCGGGCCTTCAGCGACGCCGTTGCCATGGCGGGCATCGAGGGAAATCCGATGCGTTTTGTCCTGCAAGCCCTGCAGGAGACGGTCATCGCCGATCTCAACGCATTTTACGAGTCGATCA
The DNA window shown above is from Gammaproteobacteria bacterium and carries:
- a CDS encoding DEAD/DEAH box helicase gives rise to the protein MPLSPFHPAVAGWFERTFSAATDCQQQAWPAIRSRRHALIAAPTGSGKTLAAFLCAIDDLVRQGLDAGLEDKPQVVYVSPLRALSNDVQRNLMAPLAGIRDELLQSGLSDVDVRTFVRTGDTPAASRALMKRHPPHIIVTTPESLYLLLTSDSGSKLLESVKTVIVDEIHAIIGSKRGAHLSLSLERLAALTAEPPVRIGLSATQRPIEAAAAFLTGADDRGAPLPCAVIDLGHRRQRDLAIEMPRAPLEAVMSGEVWNETYDRLTELVREHRSTLVFVNTRRLAERLARHLSERLGEEAVTAHHGSLSREQRFSAEQRLKDGKLRVLVATASLELGIDIGQVDLVCQIGTTRSISTFLQRAGRAGHAVHGTPKARLFPLSRDELVEGIALLDAVRRGELDALRLLEAPLDVLAQQIVATVAMREWDEQALYGLARRAWPYRNLNRDDFDAVVRMLAEGISARRGRMSAYLHRDAVNGVLRARRGAKLTAVTCGGAIPDNADYEVREQPQDVFVGTVNEDFAVESMAGDIFQLGNTSWRIQRVEPGVVRVENAHGQPPTIPFWIGEAPARTAELSLAVSRLRASLARQFAAAGGDVAQICASAATGLMAQTGVGEPAARQAVDYLWCAWRALGALPTREQPILERFFDESGGMQLVLHAPYGGRLNRAWGLSLRKCFCRQFNFELQAAATEDAIVLSLGETHSFPLEDVWRYLNSASVHDVLTQAVLDAPLFNARWRWVAAVALAIPRFRGGSKVPPRLQRMLAEDLSAVVFPDQLACLENVAGRRQIPDHPLVAQTLRDCLTEAMDIDGLERLLKNMERGAVAGLARDLTTPSPLAAEILNARPYAFLDDAPLEERRTQAVISRRWFDPRSASDLSQLDPEAIARVRAEAWPDFSSADELHDALLSYGFLAEPELSDGGPLLKELRDARRAWRMEGHGGAPLWIAVERLPRFAALFPALKHDMTVPADYTRESWTPETGLPAVLRDRLQALGPVTAMQLAAPLGLPAAAIATALAQLEAEGFIMRGRFTPGAADEEWCERRLLARIHRYTVEQLRAQIAPVSASSYLRFLFRWQHVDPEGRREGVRALAAVLGQLEGFIAPAGAWEQAILPVRVRDYHPGMVDELGLSGRYGWARPVPASPSAATAVQVIPVAFFSRRLMSLWRGVYAHASPAGSTKLSANAARVLDALRGQGAAFTDDLIDAAGLLAAQVEEALVELIAAGRVTADSFGSLRSLARRGERRRRRRAEGWTHSGRWVALPPVTADALTPDATEMVARTMLGRYGVVFRRLCEREPELPPWRLLLDCLRRLEARGEIRGGRFIAGFAGEQFALNEAVAELRHAVPAAAEMDRWVVLSAADPLNLVGLLTPGPRVPAVTAHRMLYEDGMPIASLKGGEVQYYVEVEARKTWQIRDRLAGPLAPASERTRGRHPRPRIY